The proteins below are encoded in one region of Helicoverpa zea isolate HzStark_Cry1AcR chromosome 21, ilHelZeax1.1, whole genome shotgun sequence:
- the LOC124640770 gene encoding trafficking protein particle complex subunit 10, which produces MKGVDSLTGDREGMTHKPIVTCAGDWNLFCTLEAPLVAAIPQDSCEWRRSYGRATKAVYLEASFTKYNKDRVQSELNLLKKPIFHIYWTDCVDIEYYKTTLREDIEAWLKQLEKGGITDWMIVLVETYDIRKTNKLLPRTTVLDKIKGDFGVKQTEDRFISVINPIKSEARSAESWRALVAKIRHFVLVAYNKALIKFEEYMREQREKRNDPEWDFCKYFILQEQLAFVLEMLGLYDEALVQYDELDALFSQFVLNSNVTESPKWLDTFKQPVTSWQAVRLTALVPQHLRELIIKKKASLLDFRSYLFQRQSAMLLPSSKPWEIASRCLSTVHNTLVELSLLGATAVEGAAACWAQLACAETLRACERLAANNNALDMCTATQAPLLHNAKDKLHELGKLCGLLPGSPEPSSEQLHLVVMLSAGMGDNETNNQHPTPTDRLKEALCSKTCFQQYYLELAELAMGTYKHIGRLRFARLIGRDLAAFYSELGETGKAVVFLMDALRSYEEQGWRDLAAQTRLELVAAAKKMRDMDRYTKLSATIASTAELEILVRNFYFEEMMKSIREELSKKPESVLTELNDCFKVVSASLVPSERGVYITDNKVQCRMTVVSYLPKDVTCTRAAISIERCKDDKAEKRTPVKSYKTDLSVSGSVSQNNSPRRGTVEPDSDSTNLITSIRLDDLKPKNPLLNPLQINSQLHYKEDRSLQKVTVECQNPKVTLKRSDSCKYRKPSATLRNNYENSFSVEGIVLKPGSNDLVLDFVASKCGTFKLGQVSLLIEEKLEFLSNVLIGTKMGCEVVTQGVNVYLNKVEPKKDLVAGLEHAMELVVTSGSSIIKENTTILLKTSAGLVIRFASDDTAMSRELTIKVPAMEPFQTTRVPLRLFAVLQPRKEKSIEHTVWLTCPWWEAVTEVPLHFSPPMVASWRLLTSNTRKFIHVTLKSTVVHLVQFALTDPKLECDGNNNSVSDLNPKNSDHMMVASDGTTASFMWELLKDPLVKAGPMKATFSVNYRPTDVEGISRPFSCPFDIQEYTTLFVIRTKLEPSKGSDFCRASQMCCLQLSVQRVNETEYTSLMYEVLADQTMWAVLGRTAGVITMECTSTEPQNVTLDVMPLVAGYLPLPTVRLSKYIAANTKDPKKDISAHPRLEPFSPGQVYHAGKAKQVHVLPPMPKEHLDVLAN; this is translated from the exons ATGAAGGGTGTCGATAGTCTTACAGGGGACCGTGAAGGAATGACACACAAACCAATTGTAACAT GCGCGGGAGACTGGAATCTGTTTTGCACCCTAGAGGCGCCCCTGGTGGCCGCCATACCCCAGGACTCATGTGAATGGAGAAGGTCTTATGGACGGGCCACCAAGGCTGTTTACTTGGAGGCATCATTCACCAAGTATAATAAAGACAGGGTCCAGTCAGAGCTGAACTTATTAAAGAAACCAATATTCCATATTTACTGGACAGACTGTGtg GACATAGAATATTATAAGACAACTCTACGAGAAGACATAGAGGCATGGTTGAAGCAACTCGAGAAAGGTGGCATAACAGACTGGATGATAGTATTAGTGGAAACTTATGACATACGAAAAACAAACAAGTTATTACCAAGGACAACTGTTTTGGACAAAATCAAAGGTGATTTTGGCGTGAAACAGACAGAGGATAGATTTATTTCTGTTATAAATCCTATCAAATCTGAAGCAAGGAGTGCTGAGTCATGGAGAGCGTTAGTGGCCAAGATAAGGCATTTTGTCCTGGTGGCCTATAATAAGGCTCTTATTAAGTTTGAGGAGTATATGAGAGAGCAGAGGGAGAAACGAAATGACCCAGAATgggatttttgtaaatattttattttgcag GAACAACTAGCATTTGTCTTAGAAATGCTAGGCTTGTATGACGAAGCTTTAGTTCAGTATGACGAGTTAGATGCCCTGTTCTCTCAATTTGTGCTCAATTCCAATGTGACGGAGAGTCCAAAATGGCTTGACACGTTCAAGCAACCTGTGACGTCTTGGCAGGCTGTCAGACTCACGGCCTTAGTTCCTCAGCATCTTAGAGAGTTGATTATAAAGAAGAAAGCTTCTTTGTTGGACTTTAGAAGCTATTTGTTTCAACGTCAAAGTGCCATGTTACTTCCTTCATCCAAACCTTGGGAG ATCGCCTCCCGTTGCCTATCCACGGTCCACAACACTTTAGTGGAACTATCCCTGCTGGGCGCCACCGCGGTCGAAGGCGCCGCCGCCTGCTGGGCTCAGCTGGCTTGCGCAGAAACTTTACGTGCATGCGAGAGATTGGCGGCCAATAATAATGCGCTGGACATGTGTACTGCTACTCAGGCGCCGTTATTGCATAATGCTAAGGATAAG CTACACGAACTAGGCAAACTATGCGGCCTTCTCCCGGGTTCTCCCGAACCATCATCAGAACAGCTGCACCTAGTAGTAATGCTATCAGCAGGGATGGGAGACAATGAGACGAACAACCAGCATCCGACCCCGACTGATAGACTGAAGGAAGCACTGTGCAGTAAGACCTGTTTTCAACAGTACTATTTGGAGTTGGCTGAGCTCGCTATGGGGACTTATAAGCATATTGGACGGTTAAG ATTCGCCCGTCTAATCGGTCGCGATTTAGCAGCCTTCTACTCGGAACTGGGCGAGACTGGCAAAGCCGTGGTCTTCCTTATGGACGCTCTAAGGTCTTATGAGGAGCAAGGCTGGCGGGACCTGGCTGCGCAGACCAGGTTGGAACTGGTGGCCGCTGCTAAGAAAATGAGGGATATggatag ATACACAAAGCTCTCAGCAACAATAGCAAGTACAGCCGAATTAGAAATCCTAGTCAGAAACTTCTACTTCGAGGAAATGATGAAATCAATACGAGAGGAACTGTCCAAAAAACCTGAAAGTGTCCTCACAGAGTTAAACGATTGTTTCAAAGTCGTATCGGCGAGCTTAGTGCCGTCCGAACGTGGTGTTTATATAACTGACAATAAGGTTCAATGTCGCATGACGGTTGTAAGTTATTTGCCGAAGGATGTGACTTGTACTAGGGCAGCAATAAGTATAGAGAGGTGTAAGGACGATAAGGCGGAGAAGAGGACGCCTGTCAAAAGTTATAAGACTGATTTAAGTGTTAGTGGTAGTGTCTCGCAGAATAACTCGCCGCGCCGGGGGACTGTCGAGCCTGACAGTGATTCGACTAACTTAATTACAAG CATAAGACTGGACGACTTAAAACCCAAGAACCCTTTACTAAATCCTTTACAAATAAACTCGcaacttcactacaaagaagaCAGGTCGCTACAAAAAGTGACAGTTGAATGTCAGAACCCTAAAGTAACCCTCAAGCGGTCAGACAGCTGCAAATATCGAAAACCTTCAGCCACGTTACGGAATAACTACGAAAACTCTTTCTCTGTAGAAGGAATTGTATTAAAACCGGGCTCAAATGACCTGGTTCTAGACTTTGTGGCTTCAAAATGTGGGACTTTCAAACTTGGTCAAGTCTCTTTGCTTATTGAGGAAAAATTGGAGTTTCTGTCCAATGTTCTGATTGGCACGAAGATGGGATGCGAAGTGGTCACGCAAGGGGTTAACGTGTATTTGAATAAGGTTGAGCCAAAGAAGGATTTGGTGGCTGGATTGGAACATGCTATGGAGCTCGTGGTTACTAGTGGGAGCTCGATTATTAAAGAG AACACAACAATCCTACTAAAAACATCAGCAGGGCTGGTCATTCGGTTTGCCTCGGACGACACGGCGATGTCTCGAGAGCTGACCATCAAAGTGCCCGCTATGGAGCCCTTCCAGACCACGCGGGTACCGCTGCGACTGTTCGCTGTGCTGCAGCCTCGGAAGGAGAAGAGTATTGAGCATACG GTCTGGCTAACCTGTCCCTGGTGGGAAGCAGTAACAGAAGTCCCCCTCCACTTCTCCCCTCCCATGGTGGCTTCCTGGCGACTCCTCACCTCCAACACGAGGAAGTTCATCCATGTCACCCTCAAGTCGACAGTCGTACATCTCGTCCAGTTCGCTCTGACCGACCCTAAGTTGGAGTGCGATGGAAATAATAATTCCGTGTCGGATTTGAATCCCAAGAATTCTGATCATATG ATGGTAGCATCAGATGGGACCACAGCATCGTTCATGTGGGAACTCTTAAAGGACCCTCTAGTTAAAGCCGGGCCAATGAAAGCCACGTTTTCAGTAAACTACCGGCCGACAGACGTCGAAGGGATTAGCCGGCCTTTCAGCTGTCCCTTTGACATACAAGAGTATACTACGCTCTTTGTAATAAGGACAAAGTTGGAGCCTAGTAAGGGCTCTGATTTCTGTAGGGCTTCCCAAATGTGCTGTTTGCAGTTGAGTGTGCAGAGG GTGAATGAGACAGAATACACGTCGCTTATGTACGAAGTTCTTGCTGATCAGACCATGTGGGCTGTATTAGGTCGAACTGCAG GTGTAATAACAATGGAATGCACAAGCACGGAGCCTCAGAACGTGACATTGGATGTAATGCCGCTGGTAGCAGGATACTTGCCACTGCCCACTGTCCGACTTTCCAAATATATTGCAGCTAATACCAAAG ACCCAAAGAAAGACATCTCAGCCCACCCCCGGCTAGAACCGTTCAGCCCCGGCCAGGTGTACCACGCAGGTAAGGCGAAACAAGTCCATGTGCTGCCTCCGATGCCCAAAGAACATCTCGACGTTCTAGCCAACTGA